The following proteins come from a genomic window of Trifolium pratense cultivar HEN17-A07 linkage group LG4, ARS_RC_1.1, whole genome shotgun sequence:
- the LOC123923182 gene encoding 60S ribosome subunit biogenesis protein NIP7 homolog: MRPLDETETSVVFEKLFKFVGNNLKNLVENPSHEGPESNPGRYCFRLNKNKIYYCSESLVKRATNIARPNLISLGTCIGKYTHGGKFHLTVQALNLLAANAKHKVWLKPQSEMSFLYGNHVLKSALGRITENIGAGDGVVVFSMSDVPLGFGIAAKSTQDCRKLDPNGIVVLHQGDIGEYLRMEDEL; encoded by the coding sequence ATGAGACCATTAGATGAAACAGAAACAAGCGTAGTCTTCGAAAAACTCTTCAAATTCGTAGGAAACAACCTAAAAAACCTCGTAGAAAATCCATCACACGAAGGACCCGAATCAAACCCAGGTCGCTATTGTTTCCGTCTCAACAAGAACAAAATCTACTACTGCAGTGAATCCCTCGTGAAACGAGCCACAAACATCGCAAGACCCAATCTTATATCACTCGGAACATGCATCGGAAAATATACTCACGGTGGTAAATTCCATCTCACGGTTCAAGCATTGAATCTTCTTGCTGCAAATGCAAAACATAAGGTGTGGCTTAAACCTCAATCTGAAATGTCGTTTTTGTATGGTAATCATGTTTTGAAGAGTGCGTTAGGTAGAATTACTGAAAATATTGGTGCTGGTGATGGGGTTGTTGTTTTTTCTATGTCTGATGTTCCTTTGGGTTTTGGGATAGCTGCTAAGTCTACTCAGGATTGTAGGAAGTTGGATCCTAATGGTATTGTTGTGTTGCATCAGGGTGATATAGGTGAGTATTTGAGAATGGAGGATgaactttga
- the LOC123882123 gene encoding probable xyloglucan galactosyltransferase GT19 produces the protein MASSKQNIFISIIITLFLLFNPTTSQDTDNLESSSSTTTTTTQNNCEKRWIHIRKLPPQFNLDLLANCSEYTFLDDLCPYLANHGLGQKTHNRSHSWYRTDPSMLELIFHRRMLEYPCLTEDPTIANAVYLPYYAGFDSLRYLYGPEYNSSEEHGVQLFNFLQNENPSIWNRHSGHDHFLVMARPAWDFSQPLDNDRHLWGTSFLELPQFFNVTALTIEARAWPWQEHAVPYPTSFHPPNLALLDSWIQRVRRSKRSSLALFAGGGGLSSAPNIRRSIRIECDNSSSSVGNGNYEKLCDTVDCSNGVCEHDPIRFMKPMLGANFCLQPPGDTPTRKSTFDAILAGCIPVFFEDLSAKSQYSWHLPENEFESFSVTIPKEDVVFRGLKILDVLQRIPRARVRRMREKVLELIPRVVYRKHNSSPGLRTKKDAFDLTIDGTLDKIRTRLQELDFVL, from the coding sequence ATGGCatcatcaaaacaaaacatcttcatctccatcatcatcactctcttcctcctcttcaatCCAACCACATCTCAAGATACCGACAATCtagaatcatcatcatcaacaacaacaacaacaacacaaaacaactGCGAAAAACGTTGGATCCATATAAGAAAACTCCCACCACAATTCAACCTAGATCTACTCGCAAATTGTTCTGAATACACATTTCTCGATGATTTATGTCCTTACTTAGCAAACCACGGTTTAGGCCAAAAAACCCATAACCGTTCTCATAGTTGGTACCGAACCGATCCATCCATGCTTGAACTCATTTTCCATCGGCGCATGTTAGAATATCCATGTTTAACGGAAGATCCAACTATTGCTAACGCCGTTTATCTTCCTTACTACGCTGGCTTTGACTCTCTCCGTTATCTTTACGGACCTGAATATAATTCAAGTGAAGAACACGGTGTTCAACTTTTTAATTTTCTACAAAATGAAAACCCGAGTATATGGAACCGTCATTCGGGTCATGATCATTTTCTTGTTATGGCCCGACCCGCTTGGGATTTTTCCCAGCCGTTGGATAATGATCGTCATCTTTGGGGAACTTCGTTTTTGGAATTGCCGCAATTTTTCAATGTAACTGCTTTAACAATTGAAGCTCGTGCTTGGCCTTGGCAGGAACATGCTGTTCCTTATCCGACGTCGTTTCATCCACCGAATCTCGCTTTGTTAGATTCGTGGATTCAACGCGTTCGTCGTAGCAAGCGATCCTCGCTTGCTCTTTTCGCCGGTGGTGGTGGTTTATCTTCTGCTCCGAATATTCGACGGAGTATAAGAATTGAATGTGATAATAGCAGTAGTAGTGTTGGGAATGGGAATTATGAAAAGCTTTGTGATACTGTTGATTGTTCGAATGGTGTTTGTGAGCATGATCCAATTAGGTTTATGAAACCGATGTTAGGTGCAAATTTCTGTTTGCAACCACCGGGGGATACTCCTACACGTAAATCGACTTTTGATGCGATTCTTGCTGGATGTATACCTGTTTTTTTCGAGGATTTGTCTGCGAAATCGCAGTATTCGTGGCATTTGCCGGAGAATGAATTTGAGAGTTTTTCGGTTACTATACCTAAGGAGGATGTTGTGTTTAGGGGATTGAAGATTCTTGATGTGTTGCAAAGAATACCTAGAGCTAGGGTTAGGAGAATGAGGGAGAAAGTTTTGGAGTTGATTCCTAGGGTTGTGTATAGGAAGCATAATAGTTCTCCTGGTTTGAGAACTAAGAAGGATGCATTTGATTTAACGATTGATGGTACATTGGATAAGATTCGAACAAGGCTTCAGGAacttgattttgttttgtaa
- the LOC123923702 gene encoding flowering-promoting factor 1-like yields MSGVWVFKNGVVRLVENPHREGGEGSNSGGGRSRKVLVYTPTNEVITSYSLLERKLYSLGWERYYDDPDHLLQFHKRSTVYLISLPKDFNKLKPMHMYDIVVKNKNFFHVMDM; encoded by the coding sequence aTGTCTGGGGTTTGGGTATTTAAGAACGGGGTGGTGAGGCTAGTAGAGAATCCTCATAGGGAGGGAGGTGAGGGATCGAATAGTGGGGGTGGAAGGAGTAGAAAGGTGCTTGTTTATACACCAACAAATGAAGTTATCACTTCTTATTCTTTGCTAGAACGCAAGCTATATTCTCTTGGTTGGGAACGGTACTATGATGATCCTGATCATCTACTTCAGTTCCATAAACGCTCTACCGTGTATCTCATTTCTCTTCCAAAGGATTTCAATAAGCTCAAACCCATGCATATGTATGACATTGTTGTCAAGAACAAGAACTTTTTCCATGTTATGGACATGTAG
- the LOC123921724 gene encoding protein SRC2-like, which translates to MEHKTLHLNLKSAKDLKNVNLFVKSEVYAVVSISGDPLHNQKAKTPVDREGGTNPSWNFSVELTFNQSLARQNRLTLEIKLRCLRNLAIDKDIGSVQIPLGEILNEIGDGKSFQHVSYQVKKPSGRPKGAFNFAYKFTAPVKSKVELGYTAPAVGSTSAPNYPAAYVAPPQQEYAAGYGYPQAYSGYPQTQVGYGYPLQSGYGYPPPQQNGYGYPPQQAIPVQKPGKSNFGMGMGAGLIGGALGGLLIGDMISDDVFGF; encoded by the coding sequence ATGGAACACAAAACCTTACATCTCAACCTCAAATCAGCAAAAGATCTCAAAAACGTTAACCTCTTCGTCAAATCCGAAGTATACGCCGTCGTTTCAATCTCCGGTGATCCTCTCCACAACCAGAAAGCTAAAACACCTGTCGACAGAGAAGGTGGAACTAATCCTTCTTGGAATTTCTCCGTTGAACTCACTTTCAATCAATCTCTCGCTCGCCAGAATCGTTTGACTCTAGAAATTAAGCTCCGTTGTTTGCGAAACCTCGCTATCGATAAAGATATCGGAAGCGTTCAAATACCTCTCGGAGAGATTCTTAATGAAATTGGTGATGGAAAATCATTTCAACATGTTAGTTATCAAGTTAAGAAACCTTCTGGAAGACCAAAAGGTGCATTCAATTTTGCCTATAAATTCACTGCTCCGGTGAAATCAAAGGTGGAACTTGGTTATACTGCTCCGGCTGTGGGGTCTACTTCTGCGCCTAATTACCCGGCCGCGTATGTTGCTCCTCCTCAGCAAGAATATGCGGCCGGATATGGATATCCACAGGCGTACAGTGGATATCCACAAACTCAAGTGGGTTATGGATACCCGCTACAAAGTGGTTACGGGTATCCTCCACCGCAACAAAACGGATACGGTTACCCGCCACAACAGGCTATTCCGGTTCAGAAACCTGGAAAGAGTAATTTTGGAATGGGAATGGGAGCTGGATTAATTGGAGGAGCTTTGGGTGGACTTTTGATTGGAGATATGATATCTGATGATGTATTtgggttttaa